aaaacaacaaccctgTTTTCATGCTATATTTCTATTGTCAAAAAAGATTGGTTTTCAAAGTTCTAATTGCATTATTTTTAAGTATAGTAAAATGATGGAGTTTAGTATGAGACAATATCTGAACGCTAACTAAAGTGATGTTCTATTTATTCTAGTTCCACATCATCCTCTCTGTCCAAATGGAACCTACAGGCAACCAAATAACTCATCCGACGATTCTAACAGGAGGAACCCGTGTTTATCATGTCCTTCTGGGTTCTTCTGCGTCAGAGGAAAGAAAAACAGGTGCCCACCAGGATTTTATTGCTCACCTGGTTCATCAGATCCAATCAGCTGTCCTTCAGGCAACTACTGTCCTCCTGGTCAGACGTACCCTGTCCAGTGCAGTGCGGGGTATTACAACCCTTCGAATACTAGTATTAACAGTTCAGATTGTCAGTCATGTCCGCCTGGATATTACTGTTTCCTTCCAGGTATAGATAAACCAACTGGGCCATGTCTTCCGGGATTTTATTGTTCCGGAGGATCAACAACAGGGACGCCTGTTGATGGTGTTATGGGTGGAATGTGTACAGTTGGTAATTATTGCCCTAGGGGTTCCGCAAAACCGATTCCCTGCCCCCAAGGATACTTCAACCCCGAAACTACTCGTGAAAGTTGTGAAGTTTGCCCTCAAAATCTGACATGTCCAGAGGGCTCAGTTTATCCTTTTGAATGTAATCCTGAAAGTGAAAACATCAGCGCACAATGTTCCTTAAGTCCTGGTACGTGTAATTCTTTAATACCATCATTGATTTGTATGCGATgatataaaatgattgattttgatatcaaaaacttatagaacacattttgttgatatatctatttttattcGACAGCACAACCCACAACGAATCCATGTTTTAACAGGGATGGATCACAACAAGTTGGTATATGTGCGGAATGTCCAGTAGGACATTTATGTAGGGACGGTTTTAATATAACTTGTCCAGAGGGATACTATTGTCCGGATGGATCAAGCGTATTCATTTGTCCGGCAGGTTCTTACTGTCCCGAAGGACAAGTGCACCCTCTTCCATGTGAAACTGGAACCTTTAATCCTTATACCGGTAATGGCACAAAAGAAGCCTGTTTGCAATGTTCTCCCGGGCTGTATTGCGGAGAGGAAAATTTAGCAGTTCCCACGGGACCATGTTCATCTGGATTTTATTGTACAGGAGGAGCGACCACTCCAACACCGTTAAACGGCCGTGGGGGAGATATTTGCCGTGCCGGATATTTTTGTTTGGAGGGAACAGGAATTCTCACTCCTTGTCCAAATTCAACATACAATCCTTCCCGAGGACAGTCGAACATTGAATCGTGTTTGAAATGCCCAGATGGACTCACATGCAACGGAACGGGGCTTAGTTTTCCAAACGAATGCCATTCCAATGTTTCACACGAAACGGACTGTTCTGGATCAGGTAACAAACTATGTTTTACTGATGGAATATTCGTATTTGATAACCCTGTAAAATGAGTTTTTATGTAACCTCCagagcaatatacatgtatgttgttcaATCATTAATATAGAGTTACATGTGAGGTTTGGAATATTCCGTTATCGCGCATGTTTCACCATCATGATAAATTGAATGTAAAGAGTATATATGTCATgcttaaaatatgtttttaaaaggcATTACTATTAGGTGaccaattttgtttttattcaaagCATATGTACTATgtaattattctttattttactttttcttacGGGTATATTCACGGCTGTTAAATCTTGATATACACAGATACACGATGGAATGGTTTCCGTAACATCAAGCTAATACAGTCTTGTAATGTACATTTCTTTTAGGTGGCGATTATTGTAGTAATGATGGTATGTGTCTTAACGATGGGAAATGTATAATCTACAATAGATCACGTGGGTTTTGTGAATGTGTACCACACTTCGAAGGGAATTTCTGCGAAACTGGTAAAAACTATTGACAATTTCAAGCAGTACAAAGTTTGTGTTTAGAAATGAATATACGAATATAGATACACTTGGTTTGTTTTGCTAGATACAACGTTATTGTTTCTGGTGGAAAATTCGACTTTGACCTACCTAACAGTGGAGAGAGAGGAGACAATCATGGAAATTGTGTTCGGAACTTCGTTCATACAAAGCGAGATGGAAATCACATGGTATAGGGGAAACCTGATGATCAGAAACTCCTCTCGTGTCATGCTGACGATTGAGATGATGGAGGATTCCTTTAGACTTTACAAAGCTAAACTCAGATTAAAGTCTGCAAAATCTTATGATAATGGTgggttgattttaaaatatgttgaaGTAGTTATTCATAACTTAAGAGGAAATCTTTGAGAACaattaaatgcaaaaatattagACATCActcaaaattgaaatatgatgAATTACTGACAAATCATTTGAATGACAAACTGTCTGGTTTTACTTTATTAGAACTATTTTATTacggactatattttgtggtgaAGGATTTATGAaaggaaaaaattaaaatatttaaacttttatcaataattttgaaagtatttaaaatagaccgtaatatacatgtaattatttgctgGAACAGAATTAATTTCAAAACTGCTTATAAGAGTCTATAGGGTAATGAGAGAAATGTAATATGATTAAACACATCGCATTGCAATGaacgtacatgtatctatgcATTTCGAACAAAACAATCTTCCTGAAATTGAGTCAAATATACATTCTTATTCATATGTTTTTGAACTTTCTACGTGAATttcatatgtttttttttactgttatatcaaataaaaattagatTACATGCGTATCTGGAGACCGTAAaatttgtggggtttttttcttccagaatatatgatataaaatcatAGATGAGATTTCATGAATGTTAGTACAGCAATAACATGATCTTTTCTTTTTGTACCATTTCATTACTGCTCCATAATTTGTAGAATATAATTAGTATCCTTGTGTAAATGCAAATAATATGAGGAAAATCTAGAAGAACAAATGTTTtgataatgtatatatacacatgtacatgtatcgatGTAGTAATGTACATTTACATTGTCTACCGTATCTCAATCTATAATGggctttaaaatattttatagaattcAGTTCTACGATTTCTGCATAAAGTGTttagaaatttataatttcatgttatgctttaaaacaatatttgtttaAGGTACCCTGACAGTAGTAGCTAGTATTCAGCGGTTGGGTATTGCCGTCACAGTCAACATGTCCCTAACAGTTCTAGAACTACCATCCGCCAGGGTATCACCATTGTCACTGAGCGTGCAGACGGGGGGAACCATTGAATTAAAGTGTCTTGTTGAAAATTCAGCACAACGAAATACGACAGTAAAGTTGGAATGGGTCAAAAACAGGGATATCATATCTAGGCAGAAAAGtttgtgtattttgtttttaaaatatttataattcataTCCACAATGTTGCTCAAATGCAAGAGAGAAAAATTCTGGTAATTAGCAGCTTGTTTTTCCTGTACGTTACATATGACAGAATAAGAAAGAATAccattatgtgaaattttcatttatcaaattaacaATTGCAGCTTATATAatcttacatgtaaaataattgGCTGTGCTTAAATCAGAAAATTAACTAATAACTACAAATTCACTAGTTAGAGTTTAAACAAGGCTGACTTTTCGCATGACACAAAGTAGCCTAATTGATTAAAAACAGAAAGGATTTTGTGGATCTGACAAACGTGTTTTAACATTGAAAGTGACTTGTAGCCGAAAATGATGATTTCAAGACAggcatagaaatatatctttcggCTATTTTTCTCTTGATACAGACTTTTTGGGGAATGAGTCCGTTCTGAGAATTCCCAATGCCCAGAAATACCGGACAGGGAAATACTTTTGCTCGTTGACCTACAGTTTGTTGGGGGTGTCAGGCAGAACAGCGGCTGCGTCAGACGTATTTGTCTATTCGCCAGGTGGGTGGATATCTACTCTTCACATTTTGAACTCAAAAGAACAGACTGCCACTAATTGTTTATTCTACTAGGAGAAAGGACAATATCACCCAGTACTCGCTAGATATACTGTACACATCTTCCCATTTCAGACGACATTCGCTGTAAGAAAACTGTTGATGAGCTTAGGATAGAGTGGGGAGATGGAATAACAGGGACGACGTATTATGCCCTTTGCCCGAACCAATACGTGGGTTAGTATCAATTAGAAATTACTAAGAACgtacaaacattttgtttattttgcttaAAGTAATCCGATAAAACAtgtatttagaaaatatatccatatatcaTCTTCACTTTAAAGGAAATGCGAGCAAACTGTGTAAAACAGACGGATCCTGGGACCGCACCGTGACGATAAACTGTGTTGAGAAAATCTTATCGGAGGCCAATGAAGAGGTAATGGCGGAAAAGTATATCGGTATACGTTATTTGTCAGACAGAGTGTACTGTGTATGTAAGATTTTAATTTGTCAAGCACATTGTAATCCATAAcacctttttttttattcagttaGACAACATTATCACAGATAATGTGATAGACACTGATTTCGTATCGTCAGTTGTCGATAGACAAATGTCTGCCTTGACAAACTGGACAGCTAAAAATATTGGTACTTCCGGTGATATTGATAAAACGGTTGGATTGCTTGACAAAATTCTGAAAGTAACAAATGCAGCAGATGCTAAACTACCAGATCAAGTGAGGATgattaattattattgtttacTGAAATTCTAATCTGTGGCTATTATTCATAGAAATTGTGTATTCGTTGTGGCTTAAATTCACGGAAATTGAGCCTTCGCGAAATATCATACACAGTGTCTgattgtttttaatttgaattggacatattttatattttccattacTTTATTTCAAAAGGACTTTACAAAAGTGGTGGATAGCGTTTTGAACGAGAGGCAAAGTCAAAACTGGAAAGATATTAATGAGCAGGTAAAGTGAAACTAGTAGCATGAACTGTATTACCGTCATCaaagtattttatttatttcatgcaCGGTGTATTTCAAGGTTGTTCTTTACAGACTAAAGATGGATCGTCACGAATTTTGTCGACAGTATCAGAATTCGGACATCAGATATCACAGGGATTGAAGGACAGGgacaacaaaacatttgaagaaaacaacTACCGTGAGTCATATCCAAATAATAGAACTACATTACAGCTTCGCATATAAATGCTGACTTTTTATGAATCTTAATCACaattaatgaaattaataaatattttattgatcataCCTCAGTGATGATAGTTGGTCGTGGATCTCGCAATGAAGCAGTGAAGTTTCCGTCAGGGGCAGCAACTGATTCATCCTCACTTGTTTTACCCGTCCAGTCGGAACAGAACACTGAAGGTAAAATGAgctttataaaatattgatgaCGTTCATAGAATAATCAGAAAATTGAAATGATTTAAGCTATAATGATATTCGTCATTACAGAATATTTTTCTTGTTATAGACATTGATTATTCCGCAACTGTGTATCATACGATGTACAGCTTTCTACCGTCCAGAAATGAATTATCGaagtaagtacatgtagttcagCCTTCCATTATTTATTATACCCCACGTAACCCACCAGACCTGTTCATGTCAGTGCAACttaacagaatttcatgaaaatttctaaTGTATTAGGACATACTTTGTGGATGTGCGTATTTGCAGGAAATTCGGATtgctgtttttttttaaaaaaatatatattccttGTTAACTCAGAGGTTTGGCAACAATAAAATATGCCATTGGAATAGTTTGTCAGAACCACATCTTTGAAACTGCTGAATAGAATTTCATGTAACTTTATATTAATATGGATAGGATGTCTGGATTTTGCATATTCATTGGAAATTCTTATTTGATTTTTTCCTGAAAGCTATGCCCTTTTTTAACATAGAAGTTTGACCCTTGTATTAATCACAtgcatatttaaaaagaaaaataagattATAAGATATCAAAGTAAAGCTTCAGTGTAGTTCCATATTTCCAACATACTGTCATTCAGATAAACATTgagatgtaaatatattttagtgtattttatgcatagcataccattcattatgtgtatcATTGTCAGTCATTGTGGGGGCGTGGGGTATGTGAACCTGCTCTcgtatatgttatatatatatatgttttttttatctattacGCTAACTGAATTTGTTTTCCTCTAACAGGAATACAACAAACAACTTTTATGTAAACTCAGACGTATTGTCTATGGATATCATGGATAAAAGGGAGAGAACTTCACTGAATCCTGGGATAATGATGAATATCAAACACAAAGGAGAGGTAATTGGTTTTTGACGACTTTAATCCTTTTTCTGTCGTCATGCAttataatacatatatcatGTGTTAAGAGCCATGTTATTTCGCATGGTACCCCTTCAACTGCATATACCCAATACGCACTTTGAAGTATGAAGTTTAAATTAATTCCTTACAATTACACAATTTAACGCACTTTGAAATATGATGAGATTTCCCTTAATTCCTTAAAATtccttcaaattgaaattttgttaGAAATTAAATGCTGGACAATTGGAACTTCGTGCTTTTGAAATGATAAGTACAAATTATGAAAGATAGGTTGTAAAGAATTAGTTTACGAGTTATATAGCAGgagtaatatatatttatattcttatgtatgtatgttcaCAGACCAATCTTCAAAAGACGGAGGTGGTATGTGTGTTTTGGAACTTCACACTCAGGTAACTGTTTTTCTTCTTATCTAAACCCTATTAActaaatgttacatgtaaaattctCGTACGCAATTCAATTGCATTATTTCTAATATTCCATTAGGTCTTGGTCTTCAGAGGGTTGCAATACGACGAAAGTTAACAATCACGTGACCAAATGTGAATGTGATCACCTGACAAACTTCGCCATTTTGATGCGTCCATATGCAGAGGCAAGTTTCATTTATGATAATTTTGGAGCAAACTGTTTTAAAGTTTTGTTCAGTCATCCCAAAATATAAGTTCTACATTATAaattctgatatatatatatatgtttttgtttttgtgatTAAGGAGAAAGAAGATGACGTCTTGACACTGATCTCACTGATTGGTTGCTCTATTACCGTGGTTCTTTCAACAgtcacatttttcatattcATCATTTTATGGAGGTATTTATGCTTGTCAGATTGTTGTTTAGTCATTTTGGATTTGTAATTTTCCCTATTGCTAAGTATTTTGAACTATTAAATTTTCTGTCTTTTCCAACAATCTTTTTACTTTCTAGGTACGTGAAGAACGATCAGAATCTGGTTCTGGTGCACCTCTGTCTCAGCATCTCTCTGGGATATCTCCTTTTTCTACTTGGAGTCAGCAGAACTGAAAACAAGGTAAATCCATAGTGATCGTACTTGGGGTTTTATATGTTAGTCACGGCGTGTGGAAATCGTTATCTTTCTCTTCTCTTAACAAAGCTTCTTTATCTTATCAATACATTGAAAGAAATACGATATGATAGTTACCCAATAAAGAAACACCGTATAAAGCACCGTCCTagacatataaatatatagggaggTAGAGAGCTGATATTATTGCCGGTCCTGtattgagtattttttttttttattttttttacagatatTATGTACAGTAATCGCCGCTTTCCTGCAGTATTTCTTTTTGGTGGAGTTCTTTCTGATGTTGGCGATGGGTGTCTACTATTTTCTACAAATCACTGTTCTATACTATTCATTTAGCACAGCCAATGATATCAAAGCGAGGCTTAATATGAAGAGGATACTGCCCATTGCATGGAGTATGTATCATAAAACCATAATTGATAATGGCtatattatattcaaaattacaataaatattGATTTCCACTTGCGGTATAGAAAGCATTACAATACATACAATCTGCAAAACATTTGGCGGATGGTCTTTATCATTTGATCGATTAGAGTATATCTTTCAGTGaacaatctttattttttttttcagttattCCAATTTTGATAACAGGCATAACGGTGGGATCGACGTACACTCGGGAGTACAATCAAAGTCACGTGTACGTAAAACATTACCCGTGTGCTGAACATTAATCTAAATTACGAAAAAATGGATATCTAATCAAATGTATTGTGTTTCAGCTGCTGGTTGTCAACAGAAAGCGGTTCCTTATATGGCTTCGTTGGACCTGTTTTACTTATTATTTGTGTAAGTAGCTAGGTGATAATAAGCAAAGCGAAATTGTGATAgtaatatacaaatacatgtttAGCCTTTGAATGAGGTCAATATATTGATACGTATCGCCCCTAGAGGATTGCATATCATTTGAGCACGAGGTGCTTTCCACTGAGTTCGACGTTCGTTTCTAAACATAAGTAGAAGGAAGTGCTAAACGTAGCGTAGTCTCTCTTCCTGAAGCATATTATTCAATTCAGTAGGCAGTTGAATTTACTTATTTAGTCTTGTTATTTGCacataatcaaaattttgtattatttcttattgaTAATGACACCgtgattacaaaaatcccaccatccattACTAGATATGTATTATGATTGTTAAACATTAAATACCTTAAGAAGTAactatcatttttgaaaatgcatgaaggCATGAATGAAACGCTTTTCGACAGCATACTGCATGCTGCGCCATAGCGCCTatcgcttcatgaaaagtattccGATGTGAAACGCTGTAGTTCAAAcgatgaaatttatttctgttaGAATGGCCCATCGTTAAAATAGGTGcacaatatttatcaaatttcatGCGCGCATTACTTGCAACTGCATcgtattcatgaggaaatgataTTAGAAAAGTAAACAATAATATACGATATCTTGTAGATATCCAGTCTATCCGCTGTAAAACTTCTAATATCTCCAATCCGCCAAAATACTTTTCAAATGGTAAACGTTATGTCAACAACATTCACACTAAACTAAGGTATAATTGTTTACTCTAGTATGATTTACGCGTGCAACATGATACATAGTCCTTTTTGTTCctttgataaaaatgaaaatatgtattATATCTTTTTTGCTTGCAAAAGTTAAACAAAGGTTACAACAATTCTTTTCAATCGTCTATTTCTGCCTAATTTAGTCAACAGAGATGCTATTATGGGGTAACGTAAATGTGTCATAACAAACAAATGCCAGTATTTTGCtggtttgtttttaaattcatagaTGCATTATGTAGATTTAGATACTGTGTGCTATGTTATTTAACCTGGTTATATTTATATTGTCTAATGTGTATGACATATATGTATTGTACAATATAAGGAGAGGACCTTATAAGTTAAAAGAACTGATCTCTATTGCGTTTGATTGTACACTATCTTCAAACAACTTTCTATGTACTTTCTCACGTAAAAAGAAACTTTCCTactttttaaacaatatactacAAGTGAAACGATtttctataacatatatacatggtATATATAAAATGTACCACTGAGCCTCTCTCTCTTTCAGATTAATATATTCATTATATGCTCGCTTTTCCGAGTGATGTGTGCGACACGGTTGCTGAGCGAGTCGAACACGAAGAAGAAGGCCACGTAAGTGTCATGTCAGAATCACTTATCCTCACTGAGTTTCAATTGTTGTAGTTTGAGAAAAATAGCCATATTCGTGGAAAATGATTTCGTGGTTGAATAGTCGCTTTCTTCCATGATTTCTGTTTTTCTTGTGAGTGTTTGAAATTCCTGGATGTCTTCTTCATTCAACAACAATATGAAAAGACAAAGACATAAAGAAAGAAAGATGGAAACAAAACtatcaaagataaaaaaaaatgtttgagaaTGAATTAAAACACTTTAATACGATAAAGCAAATGAATAAGTACATTTATTCTTTACAGAACTGGCCTGCGCAGTTTATGCACACTTTTGCCAGTGCTGGGCATCACGTGGGTATTCGGAATACTATCTATAAATGACGATTTGATAGCATTTCAATACCTTTTTGCAGTATTTAATTCCCTTCAGGTACAGTAACACATTCTTATCATTTATTTTATGCTTTGAATGAAAATCGAAACAGAGAAGTACATGCTTGATGAGATGAAGAGTCCCAGTTCTGTTGTCCTCAAAATTACTACTAGATGTAAACACACCCCAGTCATCCTTTCTAAAACTGTACCATTCTAATGGAACGTATTACgaatattgttttaaagttgaaggTTGTCCGTGTAAACGTCAGACAGAGGATGGTGTTTCACATTTATGTTCCCTCGACAAGCCATGATTAATttaaaattacacacatatacatcgttaaaatttatataaaatttcattttgttataGTGTATTATATTTCAGTTTACTTAAACTTTCcatacaaaatatcattgtaTTATAAATGACAGAATGGGACTGCAAgactttttctttaaatgatttataaacAAACCATGATACCACTGTCCATAGGGTTAAATtgcatcactgttcgttattttcacctttttcaaacaaatgtttttgacatgtacatgtatgtagcatatTCTTTAACTATTTTCAGGGATTATTCATTTTCCTTCCAAATTGTGTATTCAATAAAAAggtatttctgaattttgatatattagTAGGCACCATTTTACATTCTACTATCAATACGCTGTATCATACTAGTTTCGTGATGATAGACATTCAAGTTAAAAGAGAAGAAAATCAAATCTGAACCACCGTCACTTTCTTATAATCGAAGATATTTACTTTTAGGTTCGAGAGGGACTTCTTCATAAGATGAGGCTATTTGAATCACAACAagaaaatagtaaaatacaGTCCAAGAAttcaaaaagattttcaaaCGCACACGAGAATTTGAAAAAGGTTTCAGTATAGTTTTTGTCATATTCATATGCACTTTGTTATCATATTATTAGAATTGTGACAATGTTCATATTTCAATGCAAACTTTACCTCTCTTTAGAATGAAAAAGATAGAGATTCAAGCATTAAAAAGGGTGTTGTTCAACCAGGTAAGCTAAAATTTGGTACCGGACATAAATCGTGTGATTGTAGTACAAATTTTGTTGTAATCTTATAACTCTACTTAGCTAATTTAATTTACTTTACAGTCCGACTTATAAGATATACAAAGCAGTTAGATTTCATAGATGGTAAGAATTAATGGCACACTAGGATGGTCCAATTTCATAGTATTCCCAGAAATTATTGAGAATGATATATGTTTGATATGAAGATGTCCATTGCTTTTTACTCACTGTGATATACAACTA
Above is a genomic segment from Ostrea edulis chromosome 3, xbOstEdul1.1, whole genome shotgun sequence containing:
- the LOC125673109 gene encoding adhesion G-protein coupled receptor F3-like isoform X6 → MVQLRLFYRDMSGMEISSKRTFGLFFVIVIKCSNCQEFVTDAPKPSEIDGATTDFVSGAENSSSLDPCSNSFEYTILTDDGYRSAACPSSISNHLCDSRLEEAWYRLQSSDESLYLRIPQACPSIRSCGTDNPIWMNGSYPSVEEGIVRKQMCIRTAYGCCQDSFDVRVKNCSSFFTFKLKPVPKCNQRYCFEGGVCGLPSMNTPTPDVTVPHHPLCPNGTYRQPNNSSDDSNRRNPCLSCPSGFFCVRGKKNRCPPGFYCSPGSSDPISCPSGNYCPPGQTYPVQCSAGYYNPSNTSINSSDCQSCPPGYYCFLPGIDKPTGPCLPGFYCSGGSTTGTPVDGVMGGMCTVGNYCPRGSAKPIPCPQGYFNPETTRESCEVCPQNLTCPEGSVYPFECNPESENISAQCSLSPAQPTTNPCFNRDGSQQVGICAECPVGHLCRDGFNITCPEGYYCPDGSSVFICPAGSYCPEGQVHPLPCETGTFNPYTGNGTKEACLQCSPGLYCGEENLAVPTGPCSSGFYCTGGATTPTPLNGRGGDICRAGYFCLEGTGILTPCPNSTYNPSRGQSNIESCLKCPDGLTCNGTGLSFPNECHSNVSHETDCSGSGGDYCSNDGMCLNDGKCIIYNRSRGFCECVPHFEGNFCETDTTLLFLVENSTLTYLTVEREETIMEIVFGTSFIQSEMEITWYRGNLMIRNSSRVMLTIEMMEDSFRLYKAKLRLKSAKSYDNGTLTVVASIQRLGIAVTVNMSLTVLELPSARVSPLSLSVQTGGTIELKCLVENSAQRNTTVKLEWVKNRDIISRQKNFLGNESVLRIPNAQKYRTGKYFCSLTYSLLGVSGRTAAASDVFVYSPDDIRCKKTVDELRIEWGDGITGTTYYALCPNQYVGNASKLCKTDGSWDRTVTINCVEKILSEANEELDNIITDNVIDTDFVSSVVDRQMSALTNWTAKNIGTSGDIDKTVGLLDKILKVTNAADAKLPDQDFTKVVDSVLNERQSQNWKDINEQTKDGSSRILSTVSEFGHQISQGLKDRDNKTFEENNYLMIVGRGSRNEAVKFPSGAATDSSSLVLPVQSEQNTEDIDYSATVYHTMYSFLPSRNELSKNTTNNFYVNSDVLSMDIMDKRERTSLNPGIMMNIKHKGETNLQKTEVVCVFWNFTLRSWSSEGCNTTKVNNHVTKCECDHLTNFAILMRPYAEEKEDDVLTLISLIGCSITVVLSTVTFFIFIILWRYVKNDQNLVLVHLCLSISLGYLLFLLGVSRTENKILCTVIAAFLQYFFLVEFFLMLAMGVYYFLQITVLYYSFSTANDIKARLNMKRILPIAWIIPILITGITVGSTYTREYNQSHVCWLSTESGSLYGFVGPVLLIICINIFIICSLFRVMCATRLLSESNTKKKATTGLRSLCTLLPVLGITWVFGILSINDDLIAFQYLFAVFNSLQGLFIFLPNCVFNKKVREGLLHKMRLFESQQENSKIQSKNSKRFSNAHENLKKNEKDRDSSIKKGVVQPVRLIRYTKQLDFIDGGYDNMCFDDMLPLDVIPFRSQSLSQNTLAHGGEEGRVLNTPAAFIKHQKHMSNLIRMKMDLIT
- the LOC125673109 gene encoding uncharacterized protein LOC125673109 isoform X9, with the translated sequence MVQLRLFYRDMSGMEISSKRTFGLFFVIVIKCSNCQEFVTDAPKPSEIDGATTDFVSGAENSSSLDPCSNSFEYTILTDDGYRSAACPSSISNHLCDSRLEEAWYRLQSSDESLYLRIPQACPSIRSCGTDNPIWMNGESFSLHIENGSYPSVEEGIVRKQMCIRTAYGCCQDSFDVRVKNCSSFFTFKLKPVPKCNQRYCFEGGVCGLPSMNTPTPDVTVPHHPLCPNGTYRQPNNSSDDSNRRNPCLSCPSGFFCVRGKKNRCPPGFYCSPGSSDPISCPSGNYCPPGQTYPVQCSAGYYNPSNTSINSSDCQSCPPGYYCFLPGIDKPTGPCLPGFYCSGGSTTGTPVDGVMGGMCTVGNYCPRGSAKPIPCPQGYFNPETTRESCEVCPQNLTCPEGSVYPFECNPESENISAQCSLSPAQPTTNPCFNRDGSQQVGICAECPVGHLCRDGFNITCPEGYYCPDGSSVFICPAGSYCPEGQVHPLPCETGTFNPYTGNGTKEACLQCSPGLYCGEENLAVPTGPCSSGFYCTGGATTPTPLNGRGGDICRAGYFCLEGTGILTPCPNSTYNPSRGQSNIESCLKCPDGLTCNGTGLSFPNECHSNVSHETDCSGSGGDYCSNDGMCLNDGKCIIYNRSRGFCECVPHFEGNFCETDTTLLFLVENSTLTYLTVEREETIMEIVFGTSFIQSEMEITWYRGNLMIRNSSRVMLTIEMMEDSFRLYKAKLRLKSAKSYDNGTLTVVASIQRLGIAVTVNMSLTVLELPSARVSPLSLSVQTGGTIELKCLVENSAQRNTTVKLEWVKNRDIISRQKNFLGNESVLRIPNAQKYRTGKYFCSLTYSLLGVSGRTAAASDVFVYSPDDIRCKKTVDELRIEWGDGITGTTYYALCPNQYVGNASKLCKTDGSWDRTVTINCVEKILSEANEELDNIITDNVIDTDFVSSVVDRQMSALTNWTAKNIGTSGDIDKTVGLLDKILKVTNAADAKLPDQDFTKVVDSVLNERQSQNWKDINEQTKDGSSRILSTVSEFGHQISQGLKDRDNKTFEENNYLMIVGRGSRNEAVKFPSGAATDSSSLVLPVQSEQNTEDIDYSATVYHTMYSFLPSRNELSKNTTNNFYVNSDVLSMDIMDKRERTSLNPGIMMNIKHKGETNLQKTEVVCVFWNFTLRSWSSEGCNTTKVNNHVTKCECDHLTNFAILMRPYAEEKEDDVLTLISLIGCSITVVLSTVTFFIFIILWRYVKNDQNLVLVHLCLSISLGYLLFLLGVSRTENKILCTVIAAFLQYFFLVEFFLMLAMGVYYFLQITVLYYSFSTANDIKARLNMKRILPIAWIIPILITGITVGSTYTREYNQSHVCWLSTESGSLYGFVGPVLLIIC